From Flavobacterium sp. 102, a single genomic window includes:
- a CDS encoding proline dehydrogenase family protein gives MEKFFNNTKVAFALKTDTELDRAYFLFKMIDNEPLVRIGTAVTNFALKAHLPVEGLIRATVFDHFCGGTTEDDCLSVVDKMYTKGVSSVLDYSVEGKEEEAQFDAALEMTLKTIEFAKEKLAIPFAVFKPTGFGRFYLYEKLGEKQVLTTEEQKEWNRVVERFDTVCKAAYEKDVALLIDGEESWMQDAADDLVAQMMRKYNKEKAIVFNTLQLYRWDRLDYLKRLHEQAKMEGFYIGMKLVRGAYMEKENKRAEEKGYPTPICESKEATDINYDTTVVYMMDNLDRMSIFAGTHNELSSYKLIELMEAKGVLKSDPRIWFGQLYGMSDNISYNLAEQGYNVAKYLPFGPVRDVMPYLIRRAEENTSVAGQTSRELNLLKTERDRRKTEK, from the coding sequence ATGGAAAAATTTTTCAACAACACTAAGGTTGCTTTTGCACTTAAAACAGACACTGAATTAGACAGAGCTTATTTTTTATTTAAAATGATTGACAATGAGCCGTTGGTTCGTATCGGTACTGCGGTAACGAATTTTGCTTTAAAGGCACATTTGCCGGTTGAAGGTTTAATCAGAGCGACTGTTTTTGATCATTTTTGTGGTGGTACAACCGAAGATGATTGTTTGTCCGTAGTAGATAAAATGTATACCAAAGGCGTTTCCTCGGTATTGGATTATTCCGTAGAAGGCAAAGAAGAAGAAGCGCAATTTGATGCTGCTTTGGAAATGACTTTAAAAACCATTGAATTTGCTAAAGAAAAGTTAGCAATTCCGTTTGCCGTTTTTAAACCGACAGGATTTGGCCGTTTCTATCTATATGAAAAGTTAGGCGAAAAGCAAGTGTTAACTACCGAAGAACAAAAGGAATGGAATAGAGTAGTGGAGCGTTTTGACACCGTATGTAAAGCGGCTTATGAAAAAGATGTTGCCTTGTTGATTGACGGAGAAGAGAGTTGGATGCAAGACGCTGCTGATGATTTGGTAGCGCAAATGATGCGTAAATATAACAAAGAAAAAGCAATTGTTTTTAATACCCTGCAGCTTTATCGTTGGGATAGATTAGATTATTTGAAAAGATTGCACGAACAAGCCAAAATGGAAGGTTTTTACATCGGAATGAAATTGGTGCGCGGTGCTTATATGGAAAAGGAAAACAAACGCGCGGAAGAGAAAGGTTATCCGACTCCTATTTGCGAAAGCAAAGAAGCCACTGATATCAATTATGATACAACGGTTGTTTATATGATGGACAATTTAGACAGAATGTCCATTTTTGCCGGAACGCATAATGAATTAAGTTCTTATAAATTAATTGAATTGATGGAAGCCAAGGGCGTTTTAAAAAGCGACCCGAGAATTTGGTTTGGACAGTTATACGGTATGAGTGATAATATCAGTTATAACTTGGCTGAACAAGGTTATAATGTGGCTAAATATCTACCTTTTGGGCCGGTTCGCGACGTTATGCCTTATTTAATAAGAAGAGCAGAAGAAAATACTTCAGTTGCCGGACAAACCAGTAGGGAGCTAAACTTATTAAAAACTGAACGAGACCGAAGAAAAACTGAAAAATAG
- the aroB gene encoding 3-dehydroquinate synthase, whose translation MQTIPANGYPVLFGEKEYETLNAFIEKSNYSSIFILVDTHSNELCLLRFLSFLATDKTIEIIEIESGEAEKNINSCVEIWNILTELGADRKTVLVNIGGGVITDIGGFVASTFKRGIDFINIPTTLLAMVDASIGGKNGVDLGNLKNQIGVINVPKTVLIDTEFLSTLPQNEMRSGLAEMLKHGLIFDADYWSQFKDLSQTDFADFDALIHRSIEIKNEIVMQDPTENGIRKALNFGHTLGHAIESYFLENKNKKTLLHGEAIAAGMILESFISWQKGMLTEAEYDDIKKTINAVFETIIFEENDLQPIFDLLIHDKKNEYGKIQFALLDGIGKIKIDQEVDNELIIKSFDDYKK comes from the coding sequence ATGCAAACCATACCAGCCAACGGTTATCCCGTTTTATTCGGAGAAAAAGAATACGAAACACTCAACGCTTTCATTGAAAAAAGCAACTATTCTTCTATATTTATTTTAGTTGATACTCATAGTAATGAATTGTGTTTGTTGCGCTTTTTGTCATTTTTGGCTACTGACAAAACCATCGAAATCATCGAAATAGAATCAGGCGAAGCCGAAAAAAACATCAATTCTTGTGTTGAAATTTGGAATATTCTGACAGAACTCGGTGCCGACAGAAAAACAGTTTTAGTTAATATTGGCGGCGGCGTGATTACTGATATTGGTGGATTTGTTGCTTCTACTTTTAAAAGAGGAATCGATTTTATCAATATTCCAACAACGCTTTTAGCCATGGTTGACGCTTCAATCGGCGGGAAAAACGGCGTGGATTTGGGTAATCTAAAAAACCAAATCGGAGTCATCAATGTTCCGAAAACAGTATTAATTGACACCGAATTTTTATCAACTTTACCCCAAAACGAAATGCGCTCCGGCTTAGCCGAAATGCTCAAACATGGATTGATTTTTGATGCTGACTATTGGTCACAATTCAAAGACTTAAGCCAAACAGATTTTGCCGATTTCGATGCGTTAATTCATCGCTCTATCGAAATCAAAAACGAAATCGTAATGCAAGATCCGACTGAAAACGGCATAAGAAAAGCGTTGAATTTTGGTCATACCCTAGGACATGCCATCGAAAGTTATTTTCTCGAAAACAAAAACAAAAAAACTTTACTCCATGGTGAAGCTATCGCGGCTGGAATGATTTTAGAAAGCTTTATTTCTTGGCAAAAAGGAATGCTGACCGAAGCAGAATATGATGACATCAAAAAAACCATAAATGCCGTTTTTGAAACCATTATTTTTGAAGAAAATGACCTGCAACCCATATTCGATTTATTGATTCACGACAAGAAAAATGAGTACGGCAAAATACAATTTGCTTTGCTTGATGGCATTGGCAAAATTAAAATTGACCAAGAAGTTGATAATGAATTGATTATAAAATCTTTTGACGATTATAAAAAGTAA
- a CDS encoding arginine decarboxylase, protein MNTKYFDLINQTFYFPQEEFTLNKDTLQFHNIDLMKLVEQYGTPLKFTYLPQISNNINKAKGWFRKAMEKNKYEAKYYYCYCTKSSHFSFVMNEAFKNNIHIETSSAFDINIVENLMSQGKINKNTYVICNGFKREQYIENIARLINNGHNKTIPIIDNYEELDLLQEAIDGKFKIGIRIAAEEEPKFEFYTSRLGIGYKNIVPFYRKQIEENKKVELKMLHFFINTGIRDTAYYWNELLKCMKVYVALKKECPTLDSLNIGGGFPIKNSLAFEYDYQYMIDEIVNQIKISCEEAEVDVPHIFTEFGSFTVGESGGAIYQVLYQKQQNDREKWNMIDSSFITTLPDTWAINKRFVMMAINRWNDTYERVLLGGMTCDSDDYYNSEQNMNAVYLPKYNKEKPLYIGFFNTGAYQETIGGFGGLHHCLIPQPKHILIDRDENGILATEVFSEQQNSDDVLKILGYEKL, encoded by the coding sequence ATGAACACAAAATATTTCGACTTAATCAATCAAACATTCTACTTTCCACAAGAAGAATTTACCCTGAACAAAGATACACTTCAGTTTCACAACATCGATTTGATGAAATTGGTAGAACAATACGGAACGCCTTTAAAATTCACATACCTACCGCAAATTTCCAACAATATCAACAAAGCCAAAGGTTGGTTTAGAAAAGCAATGGAGAAAAATAAGTACGAAGCCAAGTATTACTACTGCTATTGTACCAAAAGTTCACACTTCAGTTTTGTGATGAATGAAGCGTTCAAAAACAATATTCATATCGAAACGTCTTCAGCTTTTGACATTAATATTGTAGAAAATTTAATGTCGCAAGGCAAAATCAACAAAAACACCTATGTCATTTGTAATGGTTTCAAAAGAGAACAATACATCGAAAACATTGCGCGTTTGATTAACAATGGTCATAACAAAACCATTCCAATCATCGACAACTACGAAGAATTGGATTTGCTGCAAGAAGCCATCGATGGTAAATTCAAAATCGGAATCAGAATTGCCGCCGAGGAAGAACCAAAATTTGAGTTCTATACTTCTCGTTTGGGCATTGGCTACAAAAACATCGTACCTTTTTACAGAAAACAAATCGAAGAAAATAAAAAAGTGGAACTGAAAATGCTTCACTTCTTTATCAATACAGGCATTCGCGACACGGCTTACTATTGGAACGAATTGCTCAAATGTATGAAAGTATATGTAGCCTTGAAAAAAGAATGTCCAACATTAGACAGTTTGAACATTGGCGGTGGCTTCCCAATCAAAAATTCTTTGGCTTTTGAATACGATTACCAATATATGATTGACGAAATCGTAAACCAAATCAAAATCTCTTGTGAAGAAGCCGAAGTAGATGTGCCGCATATTTTCACCGAATTTGGTTCGTTTACCGTAGGCGAAAGCGGTGGCGCGATTTACCAAGTCTTGTATCAAAAACAACAAAACGACAGAGAAAAGTGGAACATGATTGACTCGTCTTTCATCACGACTTTACCGGATACTTGGGCAATCAACAAACGTTTCGTAATGATGGCCATCAACCGTTGGAATGATACTTACGAACGCGTGCTTTTAGGCGGAATGACTTGTGATAGCGATGATTATTATAACTCTGAGCAAAATATGAACGCCGTTTATTTACCCAAATACAATAAGGAAAAACCATTATACATTGGATTCTTCAATACTGGTGCGTATCAGGAAACGATTGGCGGCTTTGGCGGATTGCACCACTGTTTGATTCCGCAACCGAAACATATTTTGATTGATCGAGACGAAAACGGGATTTTAGCGACCGAAGTATTCTCTGAACAACAAAACTCGGATGATGTATTGAAGATATTAGGCTACGAAAAGCTATAA